A window of Kyrpidia spormannii genomic DNA:
ATCAAAGGTATTACAAGGACACGTCCCGCACCGCCAGAATACCCGGGACTTGGCCGATGTTCGCCAGGGTCTCCGCATCCACCGGTTTGTCCACGGCGAGGACCATCACCGCCTGTCCGCCGAGCTCTTTGCGCCCGACTTGCATGGCAGCAATATTGACGCCGGCGGCGCCGAGAAGGCTGCCGACTTGGCCGATGATGCCCGGTTGGTCGATATGCCGGGTGATGAGCAGGGTTCCCTGGGGCGCTACGTCCACGGAATAACCATCGATTTGGACGATTCGCGGCCCGAGTCCGTTAAATAAGGTCCCGGCGGCACTGTGGGTGCCTTCGTCTGTGGTGAGCTGGACAGAGATCCAGTCGTTGAACACTTTGTGCCGGCCGGTTTTGGTCTCCGTCACCTTGATGCCCAAGGTCTCTGCGATAAAGGGGGCATTCACGTAATTGACTTCGTCCCCGTGATGATAGCTGAGAATTCCTTTTAGGATCGTCCGGGACACCGGGGCGACCTCCCGTTCTGCCACCGCGCCGCCGTAGGTGACTTCGATGGCGGAAAGGCGACCCGCGGCGATCTGGCTGATCAATTGGCCCAGTTTTTCCCCTAGGGTCAGGTAGGGTTGAACGGCCCGCATCACTTCGGCGGGGAGGGATGGGAGATTCACCGCGTTCTTGAAGGGCCGGTCGTGCAGGATATTCAAAATTTCTTCCCCGACGTCGATGGCCACGTTGATCTGGGCCTCCACCGTGGAAGCTCCCAGGTGAGGGGTGGCAATGACTCGGTTTGACGCCAGAAGCGGATTGTCTTTCGGCGGCTCTTCTTCGAAAACGTCCAGGGCGGCACCTCCCACGGTTCCGTCTTCCAAGGCGGCGAGCAGCGCCTTCTCATCGATGATCCCGCCCCGGGCGCAGTTGAGGATGCGAACGCCCTTTTTCATCAAGGCGAACTGCGGCCCGGAGATCATGTGCCTCGTTTCTTTGGTGAGGGGGGTATGGACGGTGATAAAATCCGCCCGGCGGCAGATGTCGTCTACCGAGACCGATTCGACGCCCAGTTGATCGGCCCTCTCCCGGGTGAGAAACGGGTCGTAGGCCAGCACCGTCATCCCGAAGGCCATGGCCCGCTTGGCCACTTCGGTGCCGATGCGACCGAGGCCAACGATCCCCAGGGTCTTCCCCCTGAGCTCTACGCCGACAAAAGACTTCCGGTCCCACTTGCCCGATTGGATTGATGCGTAGGCCTGAGGGATGTTTCGCGCCAAGGCCATCAGCATGGCAAAGGTGTGTTCCGCTGTAGAAATCGTGTTCCCGTCCGGGGCGTTGACCACGATGATCCCCCGGCGGGTGGCCGCCTCGATGTCAATGTTGTCCACTCCCACTCCGGCCCGGCCCACAGCCTTGAGATTGCGGGCGCTGGCCAACAGGTCGGCGGTGACTTTGGTCTGGCTCCGGACCAAAAGGGCGTCATATTCGCCGATCAGCGCCTTGAGTTCTTCCGGGGGTAGCCCCGGGCGAATGTCCACTTGCACATCGGGGGCGTCCATCAGTTTTTTGAGCCCCTCTTCGGAAATTGCATCACTGACAAGAATCTTGAACACGGTAGGGCACCTCCCGGATGTTCTTGTTGCACGCCTAGGCGTGCGATGATTCCCTTGGCGAGTCGGGCGGAGTCAAACAAAAAAACCTTCCACCCTCTGCGCGTGCGGCGCAAGGGGCGAAAGGTCCTCTTTCGCGGTACCACCCTTTTTCAGCAATGCCTCGCAGCATCGCCCTCGCTGGGTGACCATGTCACCCGACTCACTAACGGGAGTCAGCCGGCCCCGCTACCCACGCCGCTCGTCGGCGCTTCACGCAGGCACTCGGGAGCGCTGCCGGCTAGACACGCGGTCCGGTTTGCACCCATCCACCGGCTCTCTGTACCGCTCTTTGTCTGTCGGGACTCCCTCATCGCTTTTCCTTCACCAATAAAATGATGCCTTCATTGTCGTAACTGTAGCACTGGGTCGGCCAACCTGTCAAGGATCTTGGGTGTTGAAAAATCTTGATGAAATCTTGAATGGGATCGTGTACAATGGGGTGGGGACCGGGGCCGGGGTCCCCGTCAGAAATATATAAAAAATAATGATTCATTTCAAAAGGGGGATCGAGTTTGAAGAAGCTGGGTTCCATTCTGTTGTGGACGCTCATCTCCATTGTGGGCGCTGCGGCTTTTGCCGTATTAGCAATCAGTAACGGGGAGACGATCAGCGCTGCGTGGCTGATCATCGCCGCAGTGGCCACCTACGCCGTTGCCTACCGTTTTTATAGTAAATTCATGGCGCACAAAGCCTTTGGGCTGGACGATCGCCGGGCGACGCCGGCGGAAATCCACAACGACGGGAAAGACTACGTGCCTACCAACAAATGGGTACTTCTGGGTCACCATTTTGCGGCGATTGCCGGAGCCGGCCCCTTGGTGGGACCGATTCTCGCCGCCCAGATGGGGTACCTCCCGGGGACCTTGTGGATCATCATCGGAGTTGTGCTGGCTGGAGCTGTTCAGGATTTTGTCATCCTGTTCGCTTCGATGCGCCGGGACGGCAGGTCTTTGGGGCAGATCGCCCGGGATGAGATCGGCGCCTTTGGCGGAATTCTCGCCTCCATCGGCGTGCTCGCCATCATGATCATTTTGATTGCCGTGCTGGCGTTGGTCGTGGTCAATGCCCTGAAAGGTTCGCCGTGGGGAACCTTTACCATCGTAATGACCATTCCCATCGCGCTGCTCATGGGGATCTATATGCGATTCATCCGGCCCGGCCGGGTGTTGGAAGGCAGCATTATCGGCATCTTCCTGTTGATGTTGGCCCTGTGGGCCGGGCAGTACGTGGCGGCTGACCCGTATTGGTCGGGCGTCTTCACCCTCAGTGGTACTGCCCTGGCGAAGTGGCTGATCTTGTACGGATTTATTGCTTCCATCTTGCCGGTTTGGCTGCTGCTGGCGCCCCGGGACTATCTCAGTTCGTTTTTGAAGATCGGAACGATCGTTCTTCTCGCCATCGGTATCCTCATCGTGCTGCCGCCGATCCACATGCCGAAGCTCACCCGGTTCGTGGACGGGACGGGGCCGGTGTTCAGCGGGAACTTGTTCCCATTCCTGTTTATCACCATCGCTTGCGGCGCGGTGTCCGGCTTCCATTCTTTAGTTTCTTCTGGGACGACGCCGAAGATGATTCAAAAAGAGTCCCAGGCCCGGATGATCGGCTACGGCGGGATGTTGCTGGAGTCCTTCGTGGCCATCATGGCCATGGTGGCGGCGACCTCGCTGCACCCGGGGGTCTATTTTGCTATGAACTCGCCGGCTGCGGTCATTGGGACGGACGCCGTCACCGCAGCGGCGAAGATCAGTCAGTGGGGCTTTACCGTGGATGCTGCCACCATCACCCAGTGGGCCAAAGACGTGGGCGAGCACACCATCTTGTCCCGCACCGGTGGCGCTCCGACGCTGGCGGTGGGCATGGCGGACATCTTTTCAAAGTTTATGGGTGGATTCAAGGCATTCTGGTACCACTTTGCCATCCTGTTTGAGGCGGTATTTATCCTGACCACTATTGACGCTGGAACCCGGGTTGGACGGTTTATGCTCCAGGATTTGCTGGGCAATGTCTGGAAGCCCCTTGGGCGGACGGAGTCTTTTGGCGCCAATGTATTTGCCAGCGCCGTGATCGCTTTGGGGTGGGGCTATTTCCTCTATCAGGGCGTGACGGATCCGCTGGGAGGCATCAACACGTTGTGGCCCCTGTTCGGCATCTCGAACCAGATGTTGGCCGGCATCGCCCTCATCGTTGCCACGACGGTCTTGATCAAGATGGGCAAGGCGAGGTACAGTTGGATTACACTCCTGCCTCTCGCGTGGCTCTTGGCGGTCACCCTGACGGCGGGGTGGCAGAAACTGTTTGACCCCAAACCAGCGGTCGGATTTCTGGCCCACGCCCAGGTGGTCGCCGACGGCATAGCGGCCGGGAAACTGATCGGACCCGCGAAGTCCATGGCCGACATGAACAAAATGCTGTTTAACGACCGGGTGGACGCGATTATGACTGCGATATTCATCATCGTTGTGGTGGGCGTACTCCTCGATGCACTGCGAGTTTGGTACCAAGTGTTGATCGAGAAGCGTAAACCGGAATTAAAGGAAACGCCCTTTGTGCCTTCCAGCACTCAGGGTTGATGCCGGTCCCGGTTCCTTCCCTGGACTCAATGGATGAAAGGGTGCGTTTAAGGAGGCGATGAGGTCGTGAAATCCTCGGTGGAGGGCTGGTTCTGTAAACTGCGCACGAGTGTGAAAACAGTCTTCGGTATGCCGGACTACGAGGCGTATCTGGAGCGCCATCAGCGCGTTCACCCGGAGAAACCTCCGCTGTCCAGGCAAGAATTCTACACCCAATATCTCAAAGATCGGTACGACAGCGGCAGCCCGACGCGCTGCTGTTGACAAGCTCAGGCACCGAGTGCCGAGGCGGGGGACCCACCCCCGCTTTTTTTGTCAGCATGGAACGGGCCCGGGGTGGGAAAACGAATCCTCAAGGAGGGACTCGGCGTGGCGGTGGGTGAGCAGGTTGCAAAAGAGGACCGGCAAGACCTTGAGTTTTGGGGGCGATTGTGGTGCAACGCCCGGCGCCCTCTCGTGTTGTCCGGAGCGGGGATCAGCGTCGCTTCGGGGCTGCCCACGGTGGGCCAGAGGTGGAACGGCATCCCCCTGCGTACGCTGTTTACCCGGCGCAGATTTGAGAGCAGGCCGAAGGAATTTTTCGATTGTTACCGGGATTGGTTATGGAACTGGGGACGGGCTGAGCCGAATCCGGCCCATCGGGCTTTGGCGGCTTGGGGTGGGCGGGTGGTCACCTTGAATGTTGACGGTCTTCACCGAAAAGCGGGGTCAAGCGGTTGTGTGGAACTTCACGGAAGGCTGTTTGAACTGGCCTGCCGGCAGTGTGGGCTTATCTTGGAGGCGCGGCTGGCGTTTCGAGAGGATGTGCCGCGCTGTCCGGGGTGCAACAGCCTGCTCGCTCCGAACATGGTGTTTGTCGGGGAACCGGTGCGACATTTCGCCACGGTGATGGACTGGGTGGGGGATGCGGACCTGTTGGTGGCCATCGGCACCCGCCTCGACGTCTCTCCCATCAATCAGATCCCTTTGGCCGCGCATCGAAAAGGGATTCCACTTGTCCGCATCAACCGCCGGGCGGAGGTGTTGGTGCCCATTCTGGTGGGCAGAGCCTAGGCCCCGGCGGCGCACCGGGGCACCGGGGCGAGTGTTACCAGCGGGATTCCGGGCCGGAGGTAATAAAGGCAATGGCGGCGAAAGCTCCGGCGAAACCGATGAAAATGGTGGCTAAAGCCTCCGGGGCCCGCTCTCCGAGAAACAGCGTAAAAATCGCAAAGACCGCACACATAATGGCAATGCCAAAATAGTAGCGAAACATGGCGGATCCTCCTCTGTCCGACTCTCTTCCTCCGTCATCTTACCACCGGATCAGAAAAGTATGCAATGCGGGTTCACAAAGATGTCAAATTCCGGTGATTGGCTTGTTCTTCTCAAAGCCATTTGGTCGGCCCTGCTGCAGTTCGGTATAATGGAGCCTGAAGGCGGCACGACCCGCACGTCAGGGAAGGAATGGAGGAGTGCCCGGTGGAGTGGAGAGTAGAGTCCGATTCCCCTTTGGGTTGCCATATTGTACTCCTGACCCCGGAGTTCGCGGCGGGTTCACCTCTAGGCTTGCCCGTGAGCGAACGCCATGCCAAAAAAGGCACAGTGACCCCCTTTTTTCGCAATGGGGACGGGGTCCGGCTATGGTTGACGGCGGGTATCGGTCCTGAAGGGGAAGTTCAACCGGAACATATTCGGCAGGCGATGGGGGAAGCCGGCCGGATGGCGGTGAAAGAAGGATGGGAGGAGGTGGCGGTACACCTTCCTGAGCTTCCGCTTCCGGCCGACGCCTTGGGTCGGGCTGTGGTTGAAGGCCTCGTGCTTGGCACCTACCGGTTTGATCGCTATCGGTCGGACCCGCAGACGCAAAGGTTGCGGAGGGTGGACGTGCTTCGGGGAACTCGCGAGTCCGAATCACTTTTTGCAGGGATTCGCCGGGGTGAGGCGGATGCAGCGGGGACGTGTCTGGCGCGGGATTTGGCCAATGAGCCGGCCAATCACCTGAGGCCCGATCTGCTCGCCTCCCGGGTACAAGAGCATTTTTCAGGTACTCCGGTGGAAGTCTCGGTGTACGGGGGCGTGAAATTGGAACGGATGGACCTTCAAGGTCTGACGGCCGTGGGGAAGGGTAGCCGCTATGGTCCCCGCCTCATCGAAATGCACTATACCGGGGATTCGTCCAAACCGCTGATTGCCCTGGTCGGTAAAGGCGTGACCTTTGACTCCGGTGGCATCAGTTTGAAAACCCAGCGGGACATCAGCGACATGCGGATGGACATGGCGGGTGCAGCTGCGGTCATCGGGGCCTTGGACGTGATTGCCAAGTTGCGTCTTCCGGTGCATGTGGTGGGACTGGTACCGGCTGCAGAGAACCTTCCCGGGGCGCATTCCATGTTGCCCGGAGACATTATTCGTTACGCGAACGGGACCACCGTTCAGGTCGCCAACACCGATGCAGAAGGACGTCTGATTCTCGCGGATGGGCTGATTCTGGCGGGAAAACGCGGGGCGCGCACGGTCATCGATATCGCCACCTTAACCGGTGCGTGCGCTGCGGCCCTGGGTCCCAAGATCGCGGGTGTTTTCGGCGATGAAGGGCTGCGAAAACTGCTGCAGGAGGTCGGGGAAGAGGTGGGGGATCGGGTTTGGCCCATGCCCCTGGTGGAAGAGTATGAGTCCTTGCTGGACAGTGATTATGCCGATCTCAAAAATATCAGCGAGGGGCCATACGCCGGTGCGATCACGGCCGCTTTGTTTTTGAAGCGTTTTGTCCCGACAGGGGTCGCTTGGGCGCACATCGACATGGCCGGACCCATGGATACGCCGAAAACGAAGGGTTACCTGCCCGCCGGGGCGACGGGGTTCGGCGTCCGCTTGTTGGCCGAAGCGGT
This region includes:
- a CDS encoding SIR2 family NAD-dependent protein deacylase, translating into MAVGEQVAKEDRQDLEFWGRLWCNARRPLVLSGAGISVASGLPTVGQRWNGIPLRTLFTRRRFESRPKEFFDCYRDWLWNWGRAEPNPAHRALAAWGGRVVTLNVDGLHRKAGSSGCVELHGRLFELACRQCGLILEARLAFREDVPRCPGCNSLLAPNMVFVGEPVRHFATVMDWVGDADLLVAIGTRLDVSPINQIPLAAHRKGIPLVRINRRAEVLVPILVGRA
- a CDS encoding carbon starvation CstA family protein encodes the protein MKKLGSILLWTLISIVGAAAFAVLAISNGETISAAWLIIAAVATYAVAYRFYSKFMAHKAFGLDDRRATPAEIHNDGKDYVPTNKWVLLGHHFAAIAGAGPLVGPILAAQMGYLPGTLWIIIGVVLAGAVQDFVILFASMRRDGRSLGQIARDEIGAFGGILASIGVLAIMIILIAVLALVVVNALKGSPWGTFTIVMTIPIALLMGIYMRFIRPGRVLEGSIIGIFLLMLALWAGQYVAADPYWSGVFTLSGTALAKWLILYGFIASILPVWLLLAPRDYLSSFLKIGTIVLLAIGILIVLPPIHMPKLTRFVDGTGPVFSGNLFPFLFITIACGAVSGFHSLVSSGTTPKMIQKESQARMIGYGGMLLESFVAIMAMVAATSLHPGVYFAMNSPAAVIGTDAVTAAAKISQWGFTVDAATITQWAKDVGEHTILSRTGGAPTLAVGMADIFSKFMGGFKAFWYHFAILFEAVFILTTIDAGTRVGRFMLQDLLGNVWKPLGRTESFGANVFASAVIALGWGYFLYQGVTDPLGGINTLWPLFGISNQMLAGIALIVATTVLIKMGKARYSWITLLPLAWLLAVTLTAGWQKLFDPKPAVGFLAHAQVVADGIAAGKLIGPAKSMADMNKMLFNDRVDAIMTAIFIIVVVGVLLDALRVWYQVLIEKRKPELKETPFVPSSTQG
- a CDS encoding leucyl aminopeptidase; its protein translation is MEWRVESDSPLGCHIVLLTPEFAAGSPLGLPVSERHAKKGTVTPFFRNGDGVRLWLTAGIGPEGEVQPEHIRQAMGEAGRMAVKEGWEEVAVHLPELPLPADALGRAVVEGLVLGTYRFDRYRSDPQTQRLRRVDVLRGTRESESLFAGIRRGEADAAGTCLARDLANEPANHLRPDLLASRVQEHFSGTPVEVSVYGGVKLERMDLQGLTAVGKGSRYGPRLIEMHYTGDSSKPLIALVGKGVTFDSGGISLKTQRDISDMRMDMAGAAAVIGALDVIAKLRLPVHVVGLVPAAENLPGAHSMLPGDIIRYANGTTVQVANTDAEGRLILADGLILAGKRGARTVIDIATLTGACAAALGPKIAGVFGDEGLRKLLQEVGEEVGDRVWPMPLVEEYESLLDSDYADLKNISEGPYAGAITAALFLKRFVPTGVAWAHIDMAGPMDTPKTKGYLPAGATGFGVRLLAEAVNRLASA
- the serA gene encoding phosphoglycerate dehydrogenase, giving the protein MFKILVSDAISEEGLKKLMDAPDVQVDIRPGLPPEELKALIGEYDALLVRSQTKVTADLLASARNLKAVGRAGVGVDNIDIEAATRRGIIVVNAPDGNTISTAEHTFAMLMALARNIPQAYASIQSGKWDRKSFVGVELRGKTLGIVGLGRIGTEVAKRAMAFGMTVLAYDPFLTRERADQLGVESVSVDDICRRADFITVHTPLTKETRHMISGPQFALMKKGVRILNCARGGIIDEKALLAALEDGTVGGAALDVFEEEPPKDNPLLASNRVIATPHLGASTVEAQINVAIDVGEEILNILHDRPFKNAVNLPSLPAEVMRAVQPYLTLGEKLGQLISQIAAGRLSAIEVTYGGAVAEREVAPVSRTILKGILSYHHGDEVNYVNAPFIAETLGIKVTETKTGRHKVFNDWISVQLTTDEGTHSAAGTLFNGLGPRIVQIDGYSVDVAPQGTLLITRHIDQPGIIGQVGSLLGAAGVNIAAMQVGRKELGGQAVMVLAVDKPVDAETLANIGQVPGILAVRDVSL
- a CDS encoding YbdD/YjiX family protein is translated as MKSSVEGWFCKLRTSVKTVFGMPDYEAYLERHQRVHPEKPPLSRQEFYTQYLKDRYDSGSPTRCC